The following proteins are co-located in the Lacticaseibacillus paracasei subsp. paracasei genome:
- a CDS encoding OsmC family protein, whose product MAERSLYHTYVRNENGLVGESYVEGNQGLALGVSSSLIDAPGTNPEQFIAFALSTCFNATIRIVQHREGTAEDSQLRTRVDITRDKIGYKFIVDAQILMPSHTREEAQKIVTQALDECPVAKLLKENENVSFRIVDDFTDEPTLGE is encoded by the coding sequence ATGGCAGAACGTTCTTTGTATCATACCTATGTCCGCAACGAAAATGGTTTAGTCGGTGAAAGTTATGTTGAAGGTAATCAAGGCTTAGCGTTGGGTGTTTCTAGCTCCTTGATTGATGCCCCTGGGACCAACCCGGAGCAGTTCATTGCTTTTGCCTTGTCTACCTGTTTTAATGCGACCATCCGCATCGTGCAGCATCGCGAAGGCACTGCTGAAGATTCCCAGCTCCGTACTCGTGTGGACATCACCCGTGACAAGATTGGCTACAAATTCATCGTAGACGCACAAATCTTGATGCCGAGCCACACCCGCGAAGAAGCACAAAAGATTGTCACCCAGGCACTGGACGAATGCCCAGTTGCCAAACTTTTGAAAGAAAATGAAAATGTCAGCTTCCGCATCGTTGATGATTTCACAGACGAGCCGACACTAGGCGAGTAA
- a CDS encoding amino acid permease — protein sequence MQRKLSSRHMQMIALGGTIGVGLFMGAGATIKWTGPSVLIAYIIAGLFLYMIMRALVEMLYIDPATGSFAKFASEYMHPIFGYLTAWSNIFQFVVVGMSEMIAIGEYFKFWWPGLPGWLPGLVAITFLVLANLISVRMFGELEFWFALIKVVTIVLMIIAGLGVILFGIGNGGHPVGISNLWTHGGFFTGGFKGFCFALSIVLGSYQGVELLGITAGEAENPRPTIVKAVKDTIGRILIFYVGAIFVIVAIYPWNQLSTLGSPFVQTFAKIGITFAASLINFVVITAALSGSNSGIYSASRMLYTLADAKQLPRIFTKLNRHGVPFYPVIAVGGGILLGVILNALLPYIAPAAKNVFVLVYSSSVLPGMVPWIVILVSEIRFRKVHADQMANHPFKMPFAPYSNYLTLIFLAFTLFFMLLNPETSVSLLVGVVFLGLVVLHYLLYQRRKPATQPVKANRQ from the coding sequence ATGCAACGAAAACTCAGCAGCCGTCACATGCAAATGATTGCGCTTGGCGGTACCATCGGCGTTGGCCTTTTCATGGGAGCAGGCGCCACGATTAAATGGACAGGGCCATCTGTTCTGATCGCCTACATCATTGCCGGCTTATTCCTTTACATGATCATGCGTGCATTGGTCGAGATGCTTTATATTGATCCGGCAACTGGTTCATTTGCCAAGTTTGCCAGTGAATACATGCATCCGATTTTTGGCTATCTCACTGCTTGGAGCAACATTTTCCAATTTGTTGTTGTTGGTATGTCCGAAATGATCGCAATTGGCGAATATTTCAAATTCTGGTGGCCCGGGTTGCCGGGTTGGCTGCCGGGGTTAGTGGCCATCACCTTCCTTGTACTAGCAAATCTAATTTCGGTGCGAATGTTTGGCGAATTGGAATTCTGGTTTGCCTTGATTAAAGTCGTGACGATCGTTTTGATGATCATTGCCGGCCTTGGCGTCATTTTATTTGGGATTGGTAATGGCGGCCATCCGGTTGGTATCAGCAATCTCTGGACCCACGGCGGGTTTTTCACCGGCGGGTTTAAAGGCTTCTGTTTTGCCTTGTCAATCGTCCTCGGCTCCTACCAAGGCGTTGAGCTGCTTGGTATCACAGCAGGTGAAGCTGAGAATCCGCGACCGACCATCGTTAAAGCAGTGAAAGACACGATTGGTCGAATTCTGATTTTCTACGTTGGTGCGATTTTCGTGATCGTCGCCATTTACCCTTGGAATCAGCTCAGCACGTTAGGGTCGCCGTTTGTTCAGACATTTGCCAAAATCGGCATCACATTTGCCGCTTCACTCATTAATTTTGTGGTGATTACCGCTGCCTTATCTGGCTCCAATTCTGGCATTTACTCAGCCAGCCGAATGTTATACACCTTAGCTGATGCCAAACAACTGCCACGAATTTTCACCAAACTAAATCGTCATGGGGTACCTTTTTATCCGGTCATCGCCGTGGGCGGCGGGATTTTACTGGGCGTCATTTTGAATGCCTTACTGCCTTACATTGCACCAGCCGCGAAAAATGTTTTCGTGCTAGTTTATAGTTCCAGCGTCTTGCCTGGTATGGTGCCGTGGATCGTCATCTTAGTCAGCGAAATTCGCTTTCGCAAAGTCCACGCTGATCAGATGGCCAACCATCCTTTCAAAATGCCATTCGCGCCTTATAGCAATTATCTCACACTTATTTTCCTCGCGTTCACTTTATTTTTCATGCTACTAAACCCAGAAACAAGTGTTTCATTATTAGTAGGTGTCGTCTTTCTTGGTTTGGTCGTGCTGCATTACTTGTTGTATCAACGTCGAAAGCCTGCGACGCAACCTGTTAAAGCTAATCGGCAATAG
- a CDS encoding cold-shock protein, with protein MQKGTVKWFNADKGYGFITGEDGQDVFVHFSAINGEGYKSLDEGQAVSYDVEQSDRGPQAANVTKL; from the coding sequence ATGCAAAAAGGTACAGTTAAATGGTTCAACGCTGATAAGGGTTACGGCTTCATCACTGGTGAAGACGGCCAAGACGTCTTTGTACATTTCAGCGCCATCAATGGCGAAGGCTACAAGAGTCTTGACGAAGGTCAGGCTGTTTCCTACGATGTAGAACAATCTGATCGTGGCCCTCAGGCTGCTAACGTTACCAAGCTTTAA
- the abc-f gene encoding ribosomal protection-like ABC-F family protein has protein sequence MSTIQIKQLNFAYDGQAPLFTNTTFDLDTNWHLGLVGRNGRGKTTLLRILQQALPYSGTVTVPLQLQYFPQTLDETQLTLTAAQAITDVAQWQLERELNLLQADPNILWRPFVDLSGGEQTNVRLALLFIQDNGFALIDEPTNDLDLRSRRQVAAYLQQKTGFIVVSHDRDFLDSITDHTLAIQRQQITLYQGNFSTFMTEKERQDQTELAKNGQLKTEITRLKRTAHDKKVWAENKEKSIYGNPHIKDSGHNAGRGFISARAARTMKKSKNLEHRMTKEIDEKESLLKNLEKVDPLTMLPVSTHHHQLVVAEKVQVGFDQPLFQPISFTLTRGDRIAIVGDNGSGKSTLIRALLQQFTGMQSGHLTLAPVSLSLVRQQYTDNRGTLVDFAKQHQLSRETLLNNLRKLGMPRADFNTPIEHLSMGQQKKVELARSLATPGALYIWDEPLNYLDTYNQDQLVAAIKHYQPTMLFVEHDEHFIEQVATKIIRLQP, from the coding sequence ATGTCTACGATTCAAATTAAACAGCTCAATTTTGCTTATGACGGTCAAGCACCGCTTTTTACGAACACAACCTTTGACCTTGATACCAACTGGCATCTCGGATTGGTCGGTCGCAACGGTCGAGGCAAAACCACTTTGTTGCGAATTTTACAACAAGCACTCCCCTACAGTGGCACGGTGACTGTTCCCTTGCAGTTGCAATATTTCCCTCAAACGCTGGATGAAACCCAACTGACGCTGACTGCCGCACAAGCCATCACCGATGTTGCGCAATGGCAACTCGAACGTGAACTAAATCTGCTCCAAGCTGATCCTAACATTCTCTGGCGCCCATTTGTCGATTTATCTGGTGGTGAGCAAACAAATGTGCGTCTCGCCTTACTGTTCATTCAAGACAATGGTTTCGCGCTCATTGACGAGCCAACCAATGACCTCGACCTGCGCAGCCGCCGACAAGTCGCCGCCTATCTCCAACAAAAAACCGGCTTTATTGTCGTCAGCCATGATCGTGATTTTTTGGACAGCATCACCGACCACACGCTAGCAATCCAGCGGCAGCAAATTACCCTCTATCAAGGCAATTTCTCCACCTTCATGACCGAAAAAGAGCGGCAAGATCAAACTGAACTGGCCAAAAATGGTCAACTTAAAACTGAAATTACCCGACTTAAACGAACGGCTCATGATAAAAAAGTTTGGGCGGAAAATAAAGAAAAGAGTATCTATGGTAATCCGCACATCAAGGACAGCGGTCATAATGCTGGTCGCGGGTTTATTAGCGCTCGAGCTGCACGGACGATGAAAAAAAGTAAAAATCTCGAACACCGGATGACTAAAGAAATCGATGAGAAGGAAAGTCTTCTGAAGAACCTAGAAAAGGTTGATCCACTCACCATGCTGCCGGTATCGACCCATCACCATCAACTTGTGGTCGCTGAAAAGGTCCAAGTCGGATTCGATCAACCCCTTTTCCAGCCGATCTCTTTTACTTTGACCCGCGGCGATCGGATTGCCATTGTTGGTGACAATGGCAGCGGCAAGTCGACCTTGATCCGCGCCTTGCTGCAGCAGTTCACCGGCATGCAGTCAGGGCACCTCACCTTGGCCCCCGTCAGTCTTAGTCTTGTTCGCCAACAATACACCGATAACCGCGGTACATTAGTCGACTTTGCCAAACAGCACCAGCTTAGCCGTGAAACCTTGCTTAACAACTTGCGCAAACTCGGCATGCCGCGAGCCGACTTTAACACGCCGATTGAGCATCTGAGCATGGGCCAACAGAAAAAAGTCGAACTAGCGCGATCACTAGCCACCCCGGGAGCTTTGTACATTTGGGACGAGCCGCTCAATTATTTGGACACTTACAACCAAGACCAGCTGGTCGCCGCCATCAAGCATTATCAACCGACGATGCTTTTTGTCGAGCACGATGAGCATTTTATCGAGCAAGTTGCGACAAAAATCATTCGCCTGCAACCATGA
- a CDS encoding aldo/keto reductase: protein MKTIKIGGVNVPIMGMGTWYLGEGNAAQSEQEAAALKYGLNHGLTVIDTAEMYGNGAAESLIGSFLGDYDRANIYLISKFYPSHADKRQMRTALKNSLKRLRTDYLDLYLLHWRGSTPLAETLEGLQDLQKEGLIKQYGVSNFDVDDMDQLTLEPGGDQIAANEVLYNLQSRGIEYDLLPQQKQANITTIGYSPFGSGSGKSIKLPPELRTLATEKNISTHQLMLAWVLRHGDVLTIPRSGEASHMAENIAAADVTFSPDELALFDQTFPAPRHHIPLQMI, encoded by the coding sequence ATGAAAACAATCAAGATTGGTGGCGTCAATGTCCCGATCATGGGTATGGGTACTTGGTACTTAGGCGAAGGCAATGCGGCACAAAGTGAACAGGAAGCTGCTGCCTTAAAGTATGGACTGAATCATGGTTTGACCGTGATTGATACCGCGGAGATGTATGGCAACGGGGCGGCTGAGTCACTGATTGGCAGTTTTCTTGGTGATTATGATCGCGCTAACATCTATCTGATCTCAAAGTTCTATCCGTCACACGCAGACAAGCGACAGATGCGAACAGCCCTAAAAAATAGTCTTAAACGATTGCGAACTGATTATCTCGACCTATATCTGCTTCACTGGCGCGGGTCAACCCCGTTAGCAGAAACTCTCGAAGGCCTGCAGGATTTGCAAAAAGAAGGTTTAATTAAGCAATATGGTGTGTCGAACTTTGACGTTGATGACATGGATCAATTAACGCTGGAACCGGGCGGCGACCAAATTGCGGCTAATGAAGTGCTTTATAACTTACAATCGCGCGGTATTGAATATGATCTGCTGCCACAGCAAAAGCAGGCCAACATTACCACGATTGGTTACTCGCCATTTGGGTCAGGCAGTGGCAAGTCAATTAAACTGCCACCGGAACTAAGAACTTTGGCCACAGAGAAAAACATTTCAACCCATCAACTGATGCTTGCATGGGTGCTGCGTCATGGCGATGTGCTCACGATCCCTCGTTCAGGTGAAGCAAGCCACATGGCGGAAAATATCGCCGCGGCAGATGTTACTTTTTCACCAGACGAATTGGCGTTGTTCGATCAAACTTTCCCGGCACCGCGGCATCATATCCCGCTTCAAATGATTTAA
- a CDS encoding DUF3021 domain-containing protein, with translation MRIAKQLLTEAVIGIMIGATVYLTTLMLHLDTINPTPRSIAGLFIMSAVIGILSSIFDLDWLSLPVAYGTHFISTFLIVLATNYLMGWQFLIGSALTSFIISFIVIYTFIWIALYLSWRVTARKMTRILKKRLKK, from the coding sequence ATGAGAATCGCAAAGCAGTTATTGACCGAGGCCGTCATTGGCATCATGATCGGCGCAACCGTTTATCTGACCACTTTGATGTTGCATTTAGACACGATTAATCCAACACCGCGCTCTATCGCTGGACTGTTCATCATGAGTGCCGTCATTGGCATCCTATCTTCGATTTTCGATCTTGACTGGCTCAGTTTACCAGTTGCATATGGCACCCATTTCATCAGCACCTTTTTGATCGTCCTTGCAACGAACTACCTGATGGGCTGGCAATTCTTGATTGGCTCTGCCTTAACCAGCTTCATCATTTCGTTCATCGTCATCTACACCTTCATTTGGATCGCCCTATACCTCTCTTGGCGCGTGACGGCTAGAAAAATGACCCGCATTTTAAAAAAGCGATTGAAGAAGTGA
- a CDS encoding SDR family oxidoreductase: MKIFVVGAHGQIGQLLVHKLLDRGDTVTGGYRDPIAQTPDPEKNFRAVELDLSWPVDRLADLYAGHDAIVFAAGSRGQDLLGVDLDGAVKTMKAAERADISRFIMLSALDAEDPDKWPDQLHDYYIAKYYADEWLIHNTDLDYVIVQPTALTNDPAKGSITLQPQRPSTISRADVADVLVAALDSNRHRDTVKIASGNEAIVKALHV; the protein is encoded by the coding sequence TTGAAAATTTTTGTTGTCGGTGCCCACGGCCAAATCGGCCAGTTGCTGGTCCACAAACTGCTTGATCGTGGTGATACAGTTACAGGCGGTTATCGTGATCCAATCGCTCAGACACCTGATCCCGAGAAAAACTTTCGCGCCGTGGAACTCGATCTTTCATGGCCGGTTGATCGCTTAGCTGACCTTTATGCTGGTCATGACGCAATTGTCTTCGCAGCAGGCTCCCGCGGTCAAGATCTTCTCGGCGTTGATCTAGATGGTGCTGTCAAAACGATGAAAGCTGCTGAACGCGCTGATATTAGTCGATTCATCATGCTCAGCGCCCTTGATGCTGAAGATCCGGACAAATGGCCAGACCAGTTGCACGATTATTACATCGCCAAGTACTACGCTGACGAATGGCTCATTCACAACACGGATCTGGATTACGTCATCGTCCAGCCAACCGCGCTCACCAACGATCCTGCAAAAGGCAGTATCACCTTGCAGCCGCAACGACCATCAACTATTTCGCGCGCAGATGTCGCGGACGTCCTAGTGGCAGCCTTAGACAGCAATCGCCATCGAGACACAGTGAAGATTGCAAGCGGTAATGAAGCGATTGTGAAAGCATTACATGTTTGA
- a CDS encoding cation:proton antiporter gives MNQVVIFGIMLAIVILGNILARHVPKIPLPFFLIGLGAALAVMPSLRNFTLDPSVFSFAIIAPLLFNEGQNASRIQIGRSLTNIVSLAVGLVLVSVIILGFGVHALFPIIPLSLAFALIAIVTPTDASAVSAVAQTNPLSDSQMQLLSNESLFNDAAGIVAFDLALTAYVSGQFSPTDALLDFLFVFFGGILVGAVLGMLIVNLRAWLIHIGDDEPLIMVGIQLLTPLLVYFLAEELGLSGILAVVASGIAQGVERDRLRLTSARMQIVSANVWEMVAAILSGLVFVLLGLSLPNVIVSALRGQAGLFSLLVGIGIFIYAAKSLVRLLWSRTLLRTGKKHRWRNAVIMMLGGANGTITLSLAFSMPQIVNGHSFPLRQGLILIAATVILLSLIVPVLVLPFCVPKQPKRNRQYVWLRRMLSAGIDAMRDESVHHSEAQIVADALSQEMILNDKPSRRMQRDIFDTTIKVEKRTIEALRVNGTITHDEAHYYNRFIDLNDFTADQRTWKNLFLRLRFTFNMGRMYKGLDEAQNAFLTTLLNLEPIFWKRQFTEHGEDLLPIEQAGYDAVMKYLASAENSQNRSAINIVRRFYRDRHRRVHTDSFDGDVLYAMFLKAFHAEFEFIQGAFAEGKLNREIMQRLQTRITFDEITYLQNQNSFIA, from the coding sequence TTGAACCAGGTTGTTATCTTTGGCATCATGTTGGCAATCGTCATTTTAGGCAACATCTTGGCACGGCACGTTCCTAAGATCCCGTTGCCATTCTTCTTGATCGGCCTTGGGGCGGCATTAGCCGTTATGCCTTCTCTTCGTAATTTCACACTTGATCCATCGGTCTTCTCCTTTGCGATCATTGCCCCGCTGTTGTTTAACGAAGGTCAAAATGCTTCACGTATTCAAATTGGCCGCTCTTTAACCAATATCGTGTCGTTGGCAGTTGGCCTCGTGCTGGTTTCGGTCATTATCTTAGGCTTTGGCGTTCATGCGTTGTTCCCAATTATTCCGTTAAGTTTGGCCTTCGCACTCATTGCCATCGTCACGCCAACAGATGCATCAGCGGTCAGCGCCGTTGCCCAAACCAATCCTTTGAGCGACAGCCAAATGCAACTATTGTCCAATGAAAGTCTGTTCAACGATGCAGCCGGCATTGTCGCATTCGATCTGGCACTGACTGCCTATGTTTCCGGACAATTTTCACCAACAGACGCCTTGCTCGATTTTCTCTTCGTCTTCTTCGGCGGTATCCTGGTCGGGGCAGTCTTAGGTATGCTGATCGTGAATTTGCGGGCCTGGCTGATTCATATCGGCGACGATGAGCCGTTGATCATGGTCGGTATTCAGTTACTGACGCCATTGTTGGTTTATTTTCTAGCCGAAGAACTTGGCCTGTCTGGGATTCTGGCGGTTGTTGCTTCTGGGATTGCGCAAGGTGTAGAGCGCGATCGTTTGCGACTAACCAGTGCCCGCATGCAAATCGTCAGCGCCAATGTCTGGGAAATGGTAGCGGCCATTCTTTCCGGACTCGTCTTCGTTTTGCTCGGCCTCTCGCTGCCCAATGTCATCGTTAGCGCCTTGCGCGGACAAGCTGGCTTGTTCAGTTTGCTTGTGGGTATTGGCATTTTCATTTACGCAGCCAAGTCACTGGTTCGCCTACTATGGAGTCGAACCTTGCTGCGAACTGGTAAAAAACACCGCTGGCGCAACGCCGTCATTATGATGCTGGGTGGTGCGAATGGGACCATCACCTTATCTTTGGCGTTTTCAATGCCACAAATTGTTAATGGTCACAGTTTTCCGCTCCGGCAAGGCTTGATTCTGATCGCGGCAACTGTCATTTTACTCAGTCTGATTGTGCCGGTACTGGTTCTACCATTCTGCGTGCCTAAGCAGCCAAAACGCAATCGCCAATATGTTTGGTTGCGCCGAATGTTATCAGCTGGCATTGATGCCATGCGGGATGAATCCGTTCATCATAGCGAAGCCCAAATCGTTGCAGACGCGTTGTCTCAGGAAATGATTCTGAACGATAAACCTTCGCGAAGAATGCAACGGGATATCTTTGATACCACCATAAAAGTTGAGAAAAGAACCATTGAAGCTTTACGGGTCAATGGGACCATCACGCATGACGAAGCGCACTATTACAATCGCTTTATTGATTTAAATGATTTCACAGCAGATCAGCGAACGTGGAAAAATCTTTTTCTCCGCTTACGGTTCACCTTTAATATGGGACGTATGTATAAAGGTCTAGACGAAGCGCAAAATGCTTTTTTAACCACACTGCTTAACCTTGAGCCGATTTTTTGGAAACGGCAATTTACTGAGCACGGTGAAGATCTATTACCTATCGAGCAGGCCGGCTATGATGCGGTGATGAAGTACTTGGCAAGTGCCGAAAATAGTCAAAATCGTAGTGCCATCAACATCGTTCGCCGCTTCTATCGTGATCGGCATCGCCGGGTTCATACGGATTCTTTCGATGGTGATGTGCTATATGCCATGTTCCTAAAGGCATTCCATGCTGAATTTGAGTTCATTCAAGGTGCTTTTGCTGAAGGCAAACTCAACCGGGAGATCATGCAACGGTTGCAGACACGCATTACTTTTGACGAAATTACGTACCTACAAAACCAGAATAGTTTCATTGCTTAA
- a CDS encoding LytTR family DNA-binding domain-containing protein produces the protein MKVSFDQDPDLNPDDIEVLIKAARLSPAVLQLLQQIQQLSDNRPTLPLTVGDRVVVLAVNDIVAIEVYGDELTVHTMTKVYTSRGQLKAIRAKLDPQLFIQVAKSTILNINYLTSLEASFSGNMTAFMSNQQKLTVSRKFLPDLKRLLGL, from the coding sequence ATGAAAGTTTCATTTGATCAAGATCCTGACTTGAATCCGGATGATATTGAGGTGCTCATCAAGGCTGCGCGGCTTTCACCGGCTGTGTTGCAGCTCTTGCAACAAATTCAACAATTATCAGACAATCGACCAACCCTTCCGCTAACTGTTGGTGACCGCGTTGTGGTACTGGCCGTTAATGACATCGTGGCAATCGAAGTCTACGGTGACGAGCTCACGGTCCACACGATGACCAAGGTCTATACTTCGCGTGGCCAGCTAAAAGCCATTCGCGCTAAGCTTGATCCTCAGCTTTTTATTCAGGTAGCCAAAAGTACCATTCTGAATATCAATTATTTGACATCACTGGAAGCTTCTTTTTCCGGTAATATGACCGCCTTCATGAGTAATCAGCAAAAATTGACGGTCAGTCGTAAATTTCTTCCTGACTTGAAACGTTTATTAGGATTGTGA
- a CDS encoding DUF3800 domain-containing protein, with protein MDNKNKFTASLNAYMAKHKLNTNATSAAMGVSVPTLRKALRGQSVSRKTAAKIESIIKSGKVPAEAHKTATKAPAKKTAPKKPAASKQVKPAATAKQPAAKAKQTKSAEQVSASKSATTPKASRVQTKRAANQQSQATSQTPTAPQTEAAASSKPARRTAKRVTRSTVTSRQNQRPNNQQEHNNNEQTPKQTPVQKKNPTRQHRFTIRQQPDVATQEAEAEAKKRQTEANRSSVSASSSSSQQSTEQRHDNQTERHIKKRTVTAPRRNVNRTDHEPARRDNGYTRNNRNKPNGNRQPNRTRQNRFAANADPQNWQPMTQPAASSASQSMTAKASTNNRHVPAVVNHVETHTPSVIRSTSNDRNGKYNSANTASSSTSDTTSQQATNSTNMHTNYGTHDEAPLVAGKQLQLFIDESFEEHRPDPRTMHMGIAAIFPEGDDDSLIGFRNALYPYGWEPGDEVKARGKQVDALTQLIKAADHENMGMYTVFSQKTTYPDFAPSMEYLYPYIGATIHVLRDVDTTFDSIVIMIDHRNELEGNQLVMGADIVSRYLTLSLERPIKVRFEFADSREHLGLQLSDFVANAALRLSNDELSLIGISPMPELGVSQHDQLVRLTLLGLQQVVMGVRAERAATPSKHSQPDRFMQLIFDATYADSDQVRGALPVVKNAVEQLIDVLPNARVGQISGMPNQSWYDMTARMAGLLRYINKDPKPYGRVLAKIESVTKTAADELEMALDSDDKAKH; from the coding sequence TTGGATAACAAAAACAAATTCACTGCATCATTAAATGCCTATATGGCAAAACACAAGTTGAACACCAATGCGACATCCGCAGCGATGGGTGTTTCCGTGCCGACTTTGCGTAAAGCACTGCGCGGCCAAAGCGTGAGCCGCAAGACCGCGGCTAAGATTGAAAGCATCATTAAGTCTGGCAAGGTGCCAGCAGAAGCTCACAAAACCGCTACGAAGGCACCAGCTAAGAAGACGGCACCTAAGAAACCAGCTGCAAGTAAACAGGTTAAACCAGCCGCGACAGCGAAGCAGCCAGCTGCAAAAGCCAAACAAACTAAATCGGCTGAACAAGTGTCAGCAAGTAAATCAGCGACAACACCAAAAGCCTCGCGTGTTCAAACTAAGCGGGCAGCCAATCAGCAGTCGCAAGCAACTAGCCAAACGCCGACTGCACCACAAACTGAAGCAGCAGCAAGTTCAAAACCGGCACGGCGCACTGCCAAACGGGTGACGCGTTCAACTGTCACGTCACGGCAAAACCAGCGCCCCAACAATCAGCAAGAGCACAACAACAACGAGCAAACACCGAAACAGACGCCTGTTCAGAAAAAAAATCCGACGCGGCAGCATCGCTTCACGATTCGCCAGCAGCCGGATGTTGCGACACAGGAAGCAGAAGCTGAGGCTAAGAAACGTCAGACTGAAGCTAATCGGTCATCTGTATCGGCTAGCTCATCTTCAAGTCAGCAATCGACTGAGCAGCGTCACGACAATCAGACAGAGCGTCACATCAAGAAGCGGACAGTAACGGCCCCACGGCGCAATGTGAATAGAACCGATCACGAACCTGCCCGGCGTGATAATGGCTATACGCGCAACAATCGCAATAAGCCAAATGGTAATCGCCAGCCTAACCGCACGCGCCAAAATCGATTCGCAGCCAACGCTGATCCTCAAAACTGGCAGCCAATGACTCAGCCGGCGGCATCAAGTGCCTCACAGTCAATGACAGCCAAAGCGTCGACCAACAATCGCCATGTGCCAGCAGTGGTTAATCACGTTGAAACGCATACACCAAGTGTGATTCGATCAACCTCAAATGACCGTAACGGCAAATACAATTCAGCTAATACTGCAAGCAGCAGTACCAGCGATACGACCAGTCAACAGGCAACGAACAGTACCAACATGCATACTAATTATGGTACTCATGATGAAGCACCGTTGGTAGCTGGCAAACAGTTGCAACTCTTTATTGATGAAAGTTTTGAAGAGCACCGTCCAGATCCGCGTACCATGCACATGGGGATCGCGGCTATTTTCCCAGAAGGCGACGACGACAGTCTCATTGGTTTCCGTAATGCGCTCTATCCCTATGGCTGGGAACCAGGGGATGAAGTTAAAGCCCGCGGTAAACAGGTTGATGCCTTAACACAGCTGATCAAAGCAGCCGACCATGAAAACATGGGGATGTATACCGTCTTTTCACAGAAAACGACGTATCCTGATTTCGCCCCGTCAATGGAATATCTGTATCCATACATCGGCGCCACGATTCACGTGTTGCGTGATGTTGACACTACTTTTGATAGTATTGTGATCATGATCGATCATCGGAATGAATTGGAAGGTAATCAGCTGGTGATGGGCGCTGATATTGTGAGTCGCTACTTGACGCTTTCCTTGGAACGACCAATCAAGGTTCGGTTTGAGTTTGCAGATTCTCGCGAGCATCTCGGCTTGCAACTGTCAGACTTTGTTGCCAATGCTGCTCTGCGGCTTAGTAATGACGAACTGAGCCTCATTGGGATCTCGCCAATGCCTGAGTTGGGCGTTTCGCAACACGATCAATTAGTCCGATTGACGTTACTTGGCTTGCAACAGGTTGTGATGGGTGTGCGCGCCGAACGAGCTGCAACACCATCAAAACATTCACAACCTGATCGCTTCATGCAACTGATCTTTGATGCCACTTACGCCGATTCCGATCAGGTACGCGGTGCGTTGCCGGTTGTCAAAAATGCGGTCGAGCAACTCATCGATGTTTTGCCAAATGCCCGGGTCGGTCAAATCTCCGGTATGCCAAACCAAAGCTGGTATGACATGACAGCGCGGATGGCAGGACTATTACGGTATATCAACAAGGATCCAAAACCATATGGCCGGGTGCTTGCAAAGATCGAAAGCGTGACGAAGACTGCCGCTGACGAACTGGAAATGGCACTTGATTCTGACGATAAAGCCAAGCATTAA